The genomic DNA CACAGAGGCCACGATTCAACGACGGCAGACTATACGACGTGAGTAGGGCGCATGTGATTTGGGGGGTGATTAGTAAAATTAGGGAATTAGGATGGAATGAGTGGGGGGTTTAAGTGAAATTTTCACCTCTGCCCCTAGCCATCGGATAAGCATTCTGTGGTCTGGATTGAAGTTTCTAAAGTTTGCACAAGGTGTCTGGTTTGCATAGGATACGTTGCTAATAAGTATATCCAAGAGAGTCTAATAAATTTTAGTCCCAACAGAAACTTTTAGTACCTTTTAGTCTTTTCTGTTTGGTTTACTAGAGACTAAAATGCAGGAACTTATACGTTAAACAAGATCGTAGTCTCCAACTGGAGGCACGCAAGTAAAGGCGACACACAGGCATGGACTCCGATCCCATCCGGAGTCATCGAATCCCAGCGTTACCTTCGCTATCAGAGCTTCCCCATCCCTGCCCCGAATCAACGGCTTCGACACCTCTACATATATAGAGAGCAGCACAGCGCGTACAATCAGCTACCCCTGCGTTGTTGCTGTTAGCTTCTCGAGCCCGCGAGAGCACGGATGCCCGCTCACTCGCACGCCATGCTCAGCACTGCTGCCGCGTGGTCATCTCTCTCGTCCCGGTCACAGTTTAGGTGAGTCCTGActgattgctttcttccttaaAGACAGTTCAAATTATCAGTTGGTAAGCTTCAAACGTTTTTCTAGGAGAGGTTTCGAATGTCTTGCACAAAAGCTTTAGTTTCCTGCTCCGAGATGTTGATCTCATTTTCTTTGTCCATTAAATATATATGCTTCATTTTCTTGTCCATCTGAATACTAGCATCTTTTGTTACGTTGATAGTAATTGAAGTCGTTTATTCTCGGTTTCATATATAATGCTATTTTCTGAATGACCGAACCCGTTTGGAAGCTGCTGTACATCAACAGTTGAGAGTAAACAAATCAGCCAGAAATGACGTTGGCTTGCAACCCCAATGTTGGCTGGTTCCTTCCGACAGTGTTTTCAGTCGAGAATGGGAGCCATTCAGAGCTTTTCCATTCCAACGTTTTTTCCTTGCTATTTTCAGCCCAAAGTTGTCACTGAAGAGGACTGCTGGTGGAGTATTCTCTTGCAATTGTAAGCATGGAAAGGGGGAGACGATCACCGTGGCCAACCTCGGAAACCAGCCTCCACGGTCTAGGCAAGTGGTGACGTCGCCGTTTGCACAGCGCAAGGGCGCCGAGCCAAGCCGCCTCCAGCCACCCCATGGCATGGCCAATCTCGGCGCGAACCCGGCCAACTCGTGCCCGCTCACGCCGCTGGGCTTCCTGGAGCGCGCGGCGACCGTGTTCGGCGACTGCCCCTCCGTCGTCTACCACGACACCGTCTTCACCTGGTCCCAGACGCACCGgcgatgcctccgcctcgcctccgcGCTCGTCTCCCTCGGCATCTCCAGCGGCGACATCGTAAGAGCCACCCGTTCTCCCTCGCCCACTTCCCGCGGAGCTTGATTTGGTACGGCAAATCACTGAACTGGCGATTGGGTTCGATCTCTGTAGGTGTCCGTGCTGTTGCCCAACGTGCCGGCCATGTACGAGATGCACTTCGGCGTGCCCATGAGCGGCGCCGTGCTCAACACCATCAACACGCGCCTCGACGCGCGCACGGTCGCCGTCCTTCTCCGCCACTCCGGCTCCAAGCTCATCTTCGTCGACCCGGCGTCGTTGCAGCTCATCGGCGACGCGCTCCAGCTACTCCCGCCTGGGCACCCGGCGCCGCGCGTCATCCCCGTGGAGGACCCCCACGAGGAGGAGTTCCCTGCCGCCTGTGCCGATACCCTGACGAACGAGAGGCTTCTCGAGAAGGGCGACCCGGAGTTCGCGTGGGTGCGGCCGGCGAGCGACTGGGACCCGATGGTCCTGAACTACACCTCCGGCACGACGTCGGCGCCCAAGGGTGTTGTGCACTGCCACCGTGGGCTCTTCCTGCTCACCCTTGACTCGCTCTTGGAGTGGGCCATGCCGCGGCAGCCGACGTACCTGTGGACGCTGCCCATGTTCCACGCCAACGGATGGAGCTACCCGTGGGGGATGGCTGTGGTGGGCGGCACCAACgtttgcctccgccgcgtcaACGCCGCCACGGTGTACGCCGCCATCGCGAGCCGCGGGGTCACCCACCTCTGCTGCGCGCCCGTCGTGCTCAACATGCTGGCCAACGCCCCCGAGGGCGTGCGGCGGCCGCTCCCGGGAAAGGTGCGCGTCCTcacggccggcgcgccgccgcccgccgccgtgctacAGCGCACGGAGTCCATCGGATTCGAGGTCAGCCATGGGTACGGGCTCACTGAGACCGCGGGGCTGCCTGTGTCCTGCACTTGGAAGGGCGAGTGGGACGCGCTCCCGGCGTCGGAGCGCGCCCGGCTCAAGGCGAGGCAGGGCGTGCGCACGCCGGGCATGGCCGAGGTGGACATCATCGACGGCGAGACCGGGCGCAGCGTTCCCCGCGACGGGTCCACGATGGGCGAGATCGTGCTCCGCGGCGGGTGCGTCATGCTCGGCTAcctgaacgacgacgaggcgacCAAGGCGGCGATACGCGACGATGGCTGGTTCCACACAGGGGACGTCGGCGTGACGCACCCGGACGGGTACCTGGAGATCCGCGACCGTTCCAAGGACGTGATCATCAACGCCGGGGAGAACATCAGCAGCGTGGAGGTCGAGTCCGTGCTCTACGGGCATCCGGCGGTGAacgaggcggcggtggtggcgcggccggACGAGTTACGGGGTGAGACGCCGTGCGCGTTCATCAGCCTCAAGGAGGACGCGGCGGGGACGGTGACCGCTGCCGACGTCATGGCGTGGTGCCGGGAGCGCTTGCCGCAGTACATGGTGCCCAGAACGGTTGTCTTCCGCGCCGAGCTGCCCAAGACCTCCACCGGCAAGATCCAGAAGTACGTGCTTCGGAACCTCGCCAACCAGATGGGGCCCGCACGCAAGGGCGACTGCAGCGTATGAGTATCTAGTATCTTTAACAGATTACTCGTACTCATACCCAAAACACTCTCTTTCCATTaacaataattatttttatatttttggtaATAATTGTTGCAGCAGTCTACCAAAATCCAATCACTAAGAATAAAGTAGAGGGAAAATCCTCTTCATTTAGATGAGAGGGAGGTGTGTTTTCGTGATTACCAAAAAATTTTAGACTTGAGGATTAGATTGGTAAtctgttagagcatctccaatcaccaaaacatatttttttgtatTGAGAAGAAAGATGAGTAATCTGTTGGAAATACTCTCAGCACCAAGGAGTCTAGGGTGAAGTACTGAAGTGATTGTCGTCATCCATGGCAATTGGCATGGGCATGTGCTCTGCTTTCTCTATTTCCATCTGCTTGCTCTATTTCCAGGCTTGCAGCAATGGCGATAGCATGCATATCTTATGGAAAACCAAAAAACGCTTGTGTGTTAGCTGAAGTGTTTGTACCTCTTTGAATCCAAGTGCTGATGTAtgaaagtgctaaactttagtacTAGTTTATCAAAACGAAAGTGCTAATAGgatgggctaaactttagccaaaACTAAAAATGTTTAGCATGTGTATAATTGCTAATATGTGCTAAAGTTTATCACTTAATTTTAACTCCTCCAAACAGAAACTCACACAATGGTAAATAGCGTGCTCGTGGAGGCGATGTGCATATGGTTGGTTCGTTAATATCCAGAACTTGTAGCCTAGTCTCCTACATTGGATCGTAGGTGTGAGTATGCATTCATGTGTGTGTCTCTCTATGATGTTtgttagagaaaaaaaatactagagTAATGCTTTAGGCGGAAACAAAGAGAAATGTTGTTCTCTAGTAATTGTCTAAAGTAATGATTGGATACGTTGACATTGGCAATTATTAGATTTTTTATGGGAACTACGGCGAGCCATCAGACTAGCCTGAACTTTCATTAAAGGAAGGGGTTGTACGTACAGAAGGTGCGAACACCAACGAGCTTACAGGTGGGAGGAGTGATCACCAGACAACTTTACATATGGAGCGCATATATAGCACTTACATTGGCAATTATTAGATCAAGATCAAATGAAACCATAATCACCTACAATCTTCGATTGTGTTTCTTGTGTTGATAATCTCCTGTAATGTGCTTTGGTATAGTATGGTGTTTTCAGATGGTGAAGGTAGACCCCCATTGCACCGAACATTGGTATAGTATGGTGTTGATTAGCTGGGTACTTGTGATTCAGTGATTAATTTAATTGGTGCTGAGAGAACCATTCCACAGACATTACTTTTTCAACTTAGGAACAAATCCACATTATCAAATTAGAATGGAACATATTACAATAGATCGCATCCAGTTGGATGTGAATGCAAGATGGCCCCGTTATAATAAGATGCATGATTATACAGGTATGAGGTATCCAAACCCATTTGAATAGAAACAACTGACATTTGAATCAGCATCATGTGCATCATTACTATTTGAACATGAATTGGCAAATGCATTACCACTATTCAAATTATATTGACCCATACAGCATTATCTGCTCAAATATACATCAATTCAACGCACTAGTTTGCTCGCTACTAATATCAGCAAGTACATCCAGCATTGATGTAACAATATAAACAAATTGTAATAGAAGAACAGGGTATTTGAGATTTCTTTTATTATTTCAATGGCGATTGTTTGAAGATATACAACAGCACTTTCTTGGCCCTCAATTTACATGGAAGGCACCAAGAGGTTTGTCAGGACAATAGTACAGGTAATAACTAATACTACAAGTAGTAACAAATAAGACATGGTATATACATTCCACTGTAGTTATAAAGTGGCAGACGCAAATGCAAACAAGCAGCACCTTATTCCAACATTAGAGTAACATTACACCGAAATCAAGTGTGCATGAGTTGCATTGTGAAAGGGATTACCTGACTTCAGAATGGTCCTTCGTATGGCAATAATGATCTGATCTTCATACCTTTCTTCTGAGCAATTGCCTTCAATTCCTCTGATATCGCGCTCTCCTCGATTATAATATGATTCAACCGAGTGGCGCGCTGAACAAAGAATTCGACATTGCCTACTGCAATGCTAGGGCAGCAGGAGATGTCAAGGATCTCCAGCGACTGCCCGCAGTGCCTAAGAAGTGAGACCAGGGAGGCTCCCGTTAGGCCCCGGCATCCCCTGAGTCTGATGTCGATGAGATTCCGGCAGGATGACAGCATGGCACCGATCACCTTATCACTCAGTGTCTCATTGTAAGACAAGTCAAGGCGACGAAGACGCCGCATGCTTTGGCTGAGAAATGTCAGTAACCCGGGCTCCCGCTCCACCACGTCACAGCTCACCAAAGCAAGCTCTTCGATGCCCGCCCCAGTGGCTGTTCGTGCGAGAGACCGGAGTCCATCCCCAGTGATTAGGACGCAGCTCTGAAGGCGGAGTGCAGCTAGGTTATGTGTTGGCTCTAGACCACCATGAACTGGCTCAGCTCCAATGGCAAGGAGATGATCGTTGTGCAGGTCGAGCGGTAGGCGAAGGTCCAAGGTGTGCAGACCAGCAGCACGGTGCTGAATGAACCGGTGAAGAGCCTCGCTGCTGCCGCCATCATACACCAGGAGGGATGTCAGCGCGTGGCAATGGTCAGCTGCAAGAAGGAGAACACGGTCGGCGACAGCACGGCAAGCACGAAGCTCAAGCGCCAGCAATCCAGCGAGGCAACCCGCGAAGGATGGCGACGCGGGGCCATCCCCAGTGCCGTCGCAGGCGCGCAGCTGCAGCCACTTGAGGCTCCCGCACTGCCGCCACAGCCATCCAAGCCCTCGGTCGCCGGAGCGGATGCCGCAAAGCGACAGCCTTTCCAGCGGCAGCGCCCgtgcggcctcggcctcggcttcCCCACCGTCGGCATCATCCGAGCCTGAGCCAGCGTAGTCAACGCTGGCGGCGGAGTTGACGAGGGCGAACGACTTGAGGTGCGGCAAGAGCTCGAGCCAGCGGAACGACAGGGGGcggacggcggtgaggtggaGCGACGTCAGGCCGGACAGGGCAGGGcaggcggcgagcagcgcggcgggGGAGACCGCCGAATCGGGCAAGAGCCGCAGCGTGGAGAacctggcggcggccggcgcggccgcgaCAGCGAGCAGCACGGCGTCGGCGTCCCGGGCCGGAGTAGCAGCGGAGACGACGGTCAGGGCGGAGAGGAACGGGTAGTGTGACAGCAGCGCGGCGagggtcgccgccgcggcgtccgagGAGGCCGGCAGGCGGAGGGTCAGGGACGACGTGGAGGCCCTGAGGAGCGAGAGCCAGCGCCGGGAAACGAGGGacacggccggcgcggcggccggcggcaggagGCGGAACACCTCCTGCAGCAGGTCGTCGCAGAGCGCGGCGTCCGTGCCGGCGTAGCAGCCAGGGcgacggcagccgccgccgcctaggacggcggcggcgtggcgggagCTTGTCGGCGCCGTCGGTGCGCTGGGGGGCCAGTCAAGCCATCGGATTGGccagcccggccggccgcgcgggtGGGGGGAAGGGAAGGGTGAGTGGTTAGCTtagctttgctttgctttgcttgtgGCCGCAAGATTGGGTGGGGAACGGAATGGTAAAGGTGGGCGAGCTCTCGCGGTGCGGGACCCACGGCGGGGGTGTGTGGTCGTGCGTGGCGGTCCTCGCAAGATGGCTCCAGAGGCGGCGTAGGGGAGCGGGACTTTTCGTCTTCCTGAAAGAGACAAGTAGAAAGATATGTATGCTTGGCCCCACTTGTAAGACGTGATGATAATAACCTGTTTTTCTTTATtacaaagaaacaaaaaaaaaagacgtgACGACCTCAAACTATCGGAGGGGGGTGGGGGTTCAGATGGAGAGAGGATGACGTCAGCAGCAGGATGCTCCGTTTGCTCCAGCCCAAATCGATGCGATGCACTTCCGTGGGCTGGATGCCAAGCGCGTGCTCCTTGGTCTCGGCCCATCATGGGCTGGATGCCAAGCGCGTGCTCCTTTGTCTTGGCCCATCAGCTCCTCCAAAGTagacctctttttttttaa from Panicum virgatum strain AP13 chromosome 7N, P.virgatum_v5, whole genome shotgun sequence includes the following:
- the LOC120680806 gene encoding probable acyl-activating enzyme 5, peroxisomal — encoded protein: MANLGANPANSCPLTPLGFLERAATVFGDCPSVVYHDTVFTWSQTHRRCLRLASALVSLGISSGDIVSVLLPNVPAMYEMHFGVPMSGAVLNTINTRLDARTVAVLLRHSGSKLIFVDPASLQLIGDALQLLPPGHPAPRVIPVEDPHEEEFPAACADTLTNERLLEKGDPEFAWVRPASDWDPMVLNYTSGTTSAPKGVVHCHRGLFLLTLDSLLEWAMPRQPTYLWTLPMFHANGWSYPWGMAVVGGTNVCLRRVNAATVYAAIASRGVTHLCCAPVVLNMLANAPEGVRRPLPGKVRVLTAGAPPPAAVLQRTESIGFEVSHGYGLTETAGLPVSCTWKGEWDALPASERARLKARQGVRTPGMAEVDIIDGETGRSVPRDGSTMGEIVLRGGCVMLGYLNDDEATKAAIRDDGWFHTGDVGVTHPDGYLEIRDRSKDVIINAGENISSVEVESVLYGHPAVNEAAVVARPDELRGETPCAFISLKEDAAGTVTAADVMAWCRERLPQYMVPRTVVFRAELPKTSTGKIQKYVLRNLANQMGPARKGDCSV
- the LOC120681388 gene encoding F-box/LRR-repeat protein 4-like is translated as MPANHSPFPSPHPRGRPGWPIRWLDWPPSAPTAPTSSRHAAAVLGGGGCRRPGCYAGTDAALCDDLLQEVFRLLPPAAAPAVSLVSRRWLSLLRASTSSLTLRLPASSDAAAATLAALLSHYPFLSALTVVSAATPARDADAVLLAVAAAPAAARFSTLRLLPDSAVSPAALLAACPALSGLTSLHLTAVRPLSFRWLELLPHLKSFALVNSAASVDYAGSGSDDADGGEAEAEAARALPLERLSLCGIRSGDRGLGWLWRQCGSLKWLQLRACDGTGDGPASPSFAGCLAGLLALELRACRAVADRVLLLAADHCHALTSLLVYDGGSSEALHRFIQHRAAGLHTLDLRLPLDLHNDHLLAIGAEPVHGGLEPTHNLAALRLQSCVLITGDGLRSLARTATGAGIEELALVSCDVVEREPGLLTFLSQSMRRLRRLDLSYNETLSDKVIGAMLSSCRNLIDIRLRGCRGLTGASLVSLLRHCGQSLEILDISCCPSIAVGNVEFFVQRATRLNHIIIEESAISEELKAIAQKKGMKIRSLLPYEGPF